One genomic segment of Moritella sp. F3 includes these proteins:
- the acpP gene encoding acyl carrier protein has protein sequence MSNFEERVKKIIIEQLGVKEEEVKNEASFVDDLGADSLDTVELVMALEEEFDTDIPDDEAEKITTVQAAIDYVVSSAE, from the coding sequence ATGAGTAACTTCGAAGAACGCGTAAAAAAAATCATTATCGAACAACTTGGTGTTAAAGAAGAAGAAGTTAAAAACGAAGCTTCTTTTGTTGATGACCTAGGTGCAGATTCTCTAGATACAGTTGAACTTGTTATGGCTCTAGAAGAAGAATTCGATACTGATATCCCTGATGATGAAGCAGAGAAAATCACTACTGTTCAAGCTGCAATCGACTACGTTGTTTCTAGCGCTGAATAA
- the fabF gene encoding beta-ketoacyl-ACP synthase II, translating to MANNRRVVITGLGIVSPVGNTVAAAWESIKSGISGIENIEHFDTTNFSTKFAGLVNDFDAESVGINRKDCRKMDLFIQYGIAAAEQALTDSGLEITEQNATRIGTAIGSGIGGLGLIEQNVHSFVKGGARKVSPFFVPSTIVNMIAGHVSIRNNLKGPNIAIATACTSGTHCIGQSARMIAYGDADVMVAGGAEKASTEMGMAGFGSAKALSTRNDDPQKASRPWDKDRDGFVLGDGAGILVMEEYEHAVARGATIYAELAGFGMSGDAFHMTSPPEDGAGAALSMSNAIADAGITADKVGYVNAHGTSTPAGDKAETAAVKSVFGEHAYTLAVSSTKSMTGHLLGAAGAIEAIFTILALKDQVLPPTINLENPSEGCDLDYVTDGARAVNMEYALSNSFGFGGTNGSLLFKKAD from the coding sequence GTGGCTAATAATAGAAGAGTTGTAATTACAGGATTAGGAATTGTTTCACCGGTTGGCAACACAGTTGCAGCAGCATGGGAATCAATTAAATCTGGTATCAGCGGCATTGAAAATATTGAGCACTTTGATACCACTAATTTTTCCACAAAGTTTGCTGGCTTAGTTAATGACTTTGACGCAGAATCTGTAGGAATCAACCGCAAAGACTGCCGTAAAATGGATTTATTCATTCAGTATGGTATTGCAGCCGCAGAGCAAGCGTTAACAGACTCTGGTTTAGAAATCACTGAACAGAATGCAACACGTATTGGTACAGCTATCGGCTCTGGTATCGGTGGTTTAGGTCTTATCGAACAAAACGTACATAGTTTTGTCAAAGGTGGCGCGCGTAAAGTCAGCCCGTTCTTTGTACCATCAACAATTGTTAATATGATTGCTGGCCACGTCTCTATTCGAAATAATCTCAAAGGCCCAAATATTGCCATTGCGACAGCATGTACTTCTGGTACGCACTGTATTGGCCAATCTGCGCGTATGATCGCATATGGTGATGCAGATGTGATGGTTGCCGGTGGTGCTGAAAAAGCCTCTACTGAAATGGGAATGGCTGGTTTTGGTTCCGCTAAAGCGCTTTCAACTCGCAATGACGATCCACAGAAAGCAAGTCGACCTTGGGACAAAGACCGCGATGGTTTTGTACTGGGTGATGGCGCTGGTATATTAGTGATGGAAGAATATGAGCACGCCGTTGCTCGTGGCGCAACTATCTATGCTGAATTAGCTGGTTTTGGTATGAGTGGTGATGCATTTCACATGACGTCACCGCCTGAAGATGGTGCAGGCGCTGCATTATCAATGAGTAATGCGATTGCTGATGCGGGTATTACTGCAGATAAAGTAGGCTATGTGAATGCCCATGGCACATCAACACCTGCAGGTGATAAAGCTGAAACCGCTGCTGTGAAATCTGTATTTGGTGAGCACGCTTATACACTTGCTGTTAGCTCAACAAAATCAATGACCGGTCATCTATTAGGTGCTGCTGGTGCAATTGAAGCTATCTTTACGATTCTAGCATTGAAAGATCAAGTATTACCGCCAACAATTAACTTGGAAAACCCGAGCGAAGGTTGTGATCTTGATTATGTAACTGATGGTGCTCGCGCTGTGAATATGGAATATGCACTATCCAATTCATTTGGTTTTGGCGGTACTAACGGTTCTCTGCTATTTAAAAAAGCGGACTAA